The Pleuronectes platessa chromosome 10, fPlePla1.1, whole genome shotgun sequence genome contains a region encoding:
- the bag6 gene encoding large proline-rich protein BAG6 isoform X2, which yields MEEQTAEIEVTVKTLDSQSRTYTVGGQLTVKEFKDHIAPSVGIPVDKQRLIYQGRVLQDERTLADYNVGGKVIHLVERAPPPPSQPGSGSGGTSADSGPSSSSQGTSQVPPHDRNANSYVMLGTFNLPVNIMDPQQIQMSVQQMVGESARNARVTTSTGSNGSVNVHIDMDQAVQSEPRLRLVLAENLLRDVNDVIQRMETRPSDAASQTETASAAAAAAAAAAPPTTAAAAPPPLSSSSTSSTPSPSQPMDTSPPPTTPPPAPAASGQSEGPTPQPGPNHPSPSDLAEMLSELRRVEERLQPFLQRAHTILETATTTEYNNNTEREEDQRTLVLTMECLRLLGNALVALSDLRLNLMSPVPRHLHVVRPFSHYSTPANMPGAVHHHIPVQMNMGATVTVGANSTEGTTTTTQSASQSEQAGQGANPAAAGQQMPGQPGVLPPDFMRNLMQQISQYAAAVATSAATAAATGQPVPPQPTPPGYNSTANSSTTTTGPNTPTTTPTAPPPPPHTGPQARVVFTRPPFAPNMPPPAFGTRGTTINVRAAMPGQQPGQAFNPAALNQMISGLVGQLLLPGQMAGQTVTSSSSSSTSTPSSTSFPPSQTSTSSSSSSSSSSSSFSFSTSGPTPPPTANNTSSMSQNEPNPNEPQSQEMPPDLSQLLGSLLGAAGAAGVGPGGAPSITVTTSGVPAFIQGVSEFMQQAQPIFTPPPPPSGNAPAPGSGPNPMPNPTGAAEALNPELFTGIVRGVLSTMMGSLGQTQNDTESIAQFMQRLSQATNIFISPEDPTGFFGELLMLVCQTFTMSDLVMLLHGQHQPLGRIQPQLSQFFTQNYLNGREPTDQNIAEAAESLVNELEEYITESFRESSVTVLDGVDVTQTNMSFFRQQLTRIATHILRCNDELFGPRLLLMCNQALFECLALNLHCLRGDQRALTAVINHRIRRMSSDISPSLVNWMTSMMTMRLQVILEHIPITQEQIQNYIVHTQRDQSPAAGTQEPERAQSATVLDTLSPAAATTAEEAMSVSHDTRATSRETRVLPGDLGAAGGAAPLGGDMAAAGAEGGSEDSAGESEAWAAAVPPEWVPIIRCDMMTQRKMKAQPPLSDAYLHGMPAKRRKTGQGGASLLSLSDAVSQAARTAGVRPITSTERLQDDLETQETKEAYAEQVKADIKKRVREDPDFNSQQFPNSHRAFSSDS from the exons ATGGAGGAACAAACTGCAGAGATAGAAGTGACAGTCAAAACCTTAGACTCACAGAGCAGGACCTACACTGTTGGCGGTCAG TTGACAGTGAAAGAATTCAAGGACCATATTGCTCCCTCAGTGGGTATCCCTGTGGACAAACAGAGACTGATCTACCAGGGCAGAGTGCTACAGGATGAGCGAACTCTGGCAGACTACA ATGTGGGTGGCAAGGTGATACACCTTGTGGAGCGGGCGCCTCCTCCGCCCTCTCAGCCTGGCTCAGGGTCAGGAGGCACTTCGGCTGACAGTGgcccctcctcgtcctcccaaGGAACATCCCAAGTTCCTCCACATGATCGCAACGCTAACAGCTACGTGATGCTGGGCACCTTCAACCTTCCTGTCAACATAATGGACCCCCAGCAGATACAG ATGTCAGTCCAGCAGATGGTAGGGGAGAGTGCCAGAAATGCCAGGGTCACAACCAGCACTGGG AGCAACGGGTCTGTGAATGTGCACATTGATATGGACCAAGCGGTGCAGAGCGAGCCGAGGCTGAGGCTGGTGCTGGCTGAAAACCTACTGAGGGACGTCAATGATGTCATCCAGCGAATGGAG ACTCGGCCGAGTGACGCAGCCTCCCAAACTGAGACAgcatctgctgcagctgctgctgctgctgccgccgctcctcctactactgctgctgctgctccccctcctctctcctcttcttctacctCCTCCACTCCATCTCCTTCCCAGCCCATGGACACCTCCCCACCTCCAACAACTCCCCCACCTGCACCCGCTGCTTCAGGACAGTCTGAGGGACCAACCCCCCAACCAGGACCCAA TCATCCCAGCCCATCAGATCTGGCAGAGATGTTGTCCGAGCTAAGGAGGGTAGAGGAGAGACTCCAGCCCTTCCTCCAGAGAGCTCACACCATCCTGGAGACAGCCACCACCACAGAATACAACAACAATACA gagagagaggaggaccaGCGAACTCTCGTCTTGACAATGGAGTGTCTCCGGCTCCTTGGTAACGCCCTTGTGGCCCTCAGTGACCTGCGACTGAACCTCATGAGCCCTGTGCCACGCCACCTGCACGTGGTCCGTCCTTTCTCCCACTATTCCACCCCGGCAAATATGCCTGGAGCCGTACACCACCACATCCCAGTGCAA ATGAACATGGGCGCCACAGTGACTGTTGGGGCTAACAGCACTGAGGGAACGACCACGACCACCCAGTCGGCCAGCCAGTCGGAGCAGGCAG gccAAGGTGCAAACCCTGCAGCAGCTGGTCAGCAAATGCCCGGACAACCAG GTGTCCTCCCCCCCGACTTTATGAGGAACCTCATGCAACAGATCAGCCAATACGCCGCTGCTGTAGCTACTAGTGCTGCCACCGCCGCTGCCACCGGCCAGCCAGTCCCACCACAGCCCACCCCTCCCGGCTACAACTCCACAGCCAACTCTTCGACTACCACCACGGGTCCTAAcacacccaccaccacccctacTGCTCCCCCACCACCTCCCCACACTGGACCCCAGGCCAGGGTTGTATTCACCCGACCCCCATTTGCACCCAACATGCCCCCTCCGGCGTTTGGCACTAGGGGAACCACCATCAATGTGAGGGCTGCCATGCCAGGTCAACAGCCAGGACAG GCTTTCAACCCTGCTGCTCTCAACCAGATGATTAGTGGACTAGTCGGACAGCTTCTGCTGCCGGGACAAATGG CTGGTCAAACTGtcacatcctcatcctcctcatccacatccacaccttcctccacctccttccccccctctcAAACTagcacctcttcctcctcctcctcctcctcttcctcctcctccttttctttctccaccTCTGGACCAACACCTCCACCCACTGCAAACAATACTAGTTCAATGAGCCAGAATGAGCCCAACCCCAATGAGCCCCAGTCCCAGGAGATGCCCCCAGACCTCAGCCAGCTCCTGGGTTCCCTCCTGGGTGCAGCTGGTGCAGCTGGTGTCGGCCCCGGAGGAGCCCCTTCCATCACGGTCACCACATCTGGTGTTCCAGCCTTCATCCAGGGAGTCAGCGAGTTCATGCAGCAG GCCCAGCCCATCTTTACtccacccccacctccctctGGTAATGCTCCAGCTCCTGGTTCAGGGCCCAACCCGATGCCTAATCCCACTGGAGCGGCTGAAGCCCTCAACCCAGAGTTATTCACAGGTATCGTCCGTGGTGTTCTCAGCACCATGATGGGCTCACTGGGCCAAACCCAGAACGACACAGAGAGCATCGCTCAGTTTATGCAGAGGCTGTCGCAGGCAACCAACATCTTCATCAGTCCCGAGGATCCTACCG GGTTTTTCGGCGAGCTGCTGATGTTGGTGTGCCAGACGTTCACCATGTCAGACCTGGTGATGCTTCTTCACGGCCAGCACCAACCCCTTGGTCGCATCCAGCCTCAGCTGTCCCAGTTCTTCACCCAGAACTACCTCAATGGCAGAGAGCCCACCGACCAGAATATTGCT GAGGCTGCAGAGAGCCTTGTTAACGAACTGGAGGAGTACATCACCGAGAGCTTT AGAGAGTCTTCAGTCACCGTGCTGGACGGCGTTGATGTTACTCAGACCAACATGTCCTTCTTCAGACAGCAGCTGACTCGTATCGCAACACATATTCTGCGCTGCAATG ATGAGTTGTTTGGCCCCCGGTTGCTGCTGATGTGTAACCAGGCTCTGTTCGAGTGTCTGGCCCTCAACCTGCACTGCCTGAGAGGAGACCAGAGAGCTCTGACTGCAGTCATCAACCACAGAATA CGAAGGATGTCAAGTGACATCAGCCCCAGCCTGGTCAACTGGATGACCAGCATGATGACGATGAGGCTGCAGGTGATTCTGGAGCACATCCCGATCACACAGGAGCAGATCCAGAACTACATCGTTCACACACAG CGAGATCAGTCTCCTGCAGCTGGCACACAAGAGCCTGAACGAGCACAAAGTGCAACG GTCTTGGACACCCTCTCACCAGCTGCAGCAACCACAGCGGAGGAGGCCATGTCCGTGTCACACGACACAAGGGCAACGTCACGGGAGACGAGGGTGTTGCCTGGAGACCTGGGGGCCGCAGGAGGGGCCGCCCCGTTAGGAGGCGACATGGCAGCAgcgggagcagagggagggagcgaggatTCTGCTGGAGAGTCAGAGGCCTGGGCGGCTGCTGTTCCCCCT GAGTGGGTGCCCATCATCAGGTGTGATATGATGAcccagaggaagatgaaggcCCAGCCGCCGCTGTCTGACGCCTATTTGCATGGAATGCCAGCGAAACGCAGAAAG accGGACAGGGTGGTGccagcctcctctccctctctgacgCAGTGAGTCAAGCAGCCAGGACGGCCGGAGTCAGGCCCATCACCTCCACTGAGCGACTACAGGACGATctggagacacaggagacaaaGGAAGCGTACGCAGAACAG gtCAAAGCCGACATCAAGAAACGAGTGAGAGAAGACCCGGATTTCAACTCTCAGCAGTTCCCCAACTCGCATAGAGCCTTCTCATCAGACTCATAA
- the bag6 gene encoding large proline-rich protein BAG6 isoform X1: MEEQTAEIEVTVKTLDSQSRTYTVGGQLTVKEFKDHIAPSVGIPVDKQRLIYQGRVLQDERTLADYNVGGKVIHLVERAPPPPSQPGSGSGGTSADSGPSSSSQGTSQVPPHDRNANSYVMLGTFNLPVNIMDPQQIQMSVQQMVGESARNARVTTSTGSNGSVNVHIDMDQAVQSEPRLRLVLAENLLRDVNDVIQRMETRPSDAASQTETASAAAAAAAAAAPPTTAAAAPPPLSSSSTSSTPSPSQPMDTSPPPTTPPPAPAASGQSEGPTPQPGPNHPSPSDLAEMLSELRRVEERLQPFLQRAHTILETATTTEYNNNTEREEDQRTLVLTMECLRLLGNALVALSDLRLNLMSPVPRHLHVVRPFSHYSTPANMPGAVHHHIPVQMNMGATVTVGANSTEGTTTTTQSASQSEQAGQGQTFPPQTSASNQQAGQGQAGPRVIRISHQAVPVVMMQMNTDGQGANPAAAGQQMPGQPGVLPPDFMRNLMQQISQYAAAVATSAATAAATGQPVPPQPTPPGYNSTANSSTTTTGPNTPTTTPTAPPPPPHTGPQARVVFTRPPFAPNMPPPAFGTRGTTINVRAAMPGQQPGQAFNPAALNQMISGLVGQLLLPGQMAGQTVTSSSSSSTSTPSSTSFPPSQTSTSSSSSSSSSSSSFSFSTSGPTPPPTANNTSSMSQNEPNPNEPQSQEMPPDLSQLLGSLLGAAGAAGVGPGGAPSITVTTSGVPAFIQGVSEFMQQAQPIFTPPPPPSGNAPAPGSGPNPMPNPTGAAEALNPELFTGIVRGVLSTMMGSLGQTQNDTESIAQFMQRLSQATNIFISPEDPTGFFGELLMLVCQTFTMSDLVMLLHGQHQPLGRIQPQLSQFFTQNYLNGREPTDQNIAEAAESLVNELEEYITESFRESSVTVLDGVDVTQTNMSFFRQQLTRIATHILRCNDELFGPRLLLMCNQALFECLALNLHCLRGDQRALTAVINHRIRRMSSDISPSLVNWMTSMMTMRLQVILEHIPITQEQIQNYIVHTQRDQSPAAGTQEPERAQSATVLDTLSPAAATTAEEAMSVSHDTRATSRETRVLPGDLGAAGGAAPLGGDMAAAGAEGGSEDSAGESEAWAAAVPPEWVPIIRCDMMTQRKMKAQPPLSDAYLHGMPAKRRKTGQGGASLLSLSDAVSQAARTAGVRPITSTERLQDDLETQETKEAYAEQVKADIKKRVREDPDFNSQQFPNSHRAFSSDS, translated from the exons ATGGAGGAACAAACTGCAGAGATAGAAGTGACAGTCAAAACCTTAGACTCACAGAGCAGGACCTACACTGTTGGCGGTCAG TTGACAGTGAAAGAATTCAAGGACCATATTGCTCCCTCAGTGGGTATCCCTGTGGACAAACAGAGACTGATCTACCAGGGCAGAGTGCTACAGGATGAGCGAACTCTGGCAGACTACA ATGTGGGTGGCAAGGTGATACACCTTGTGGAGCGGGCGCCTCCTCCGCCCTCTCAGCCTGGCTCAGGGTCAGGAGGCACTTCGGCTGACAGTGgcccctcctcgtcctcccaaGGAACATCCCAAGTTCCTCCACATGATCGCAACGCTAACAGCTACGTGATGCTGGGCACCTTCAACCTTCCTGTCAACATAATGGACCCCCAGCAGATACAG ATGTCAGTCCAGCAGATGGTAGGGGAGAGTGCCAGAAATGCCAGGGTCACAACCAGCACTGGG AGCAACGGGTCTGTGAATGTGCACATTGATATGGACCAAGCGGTGCAGAGCGAGCCGAGGCTGAGGCTGGTGCTGGCTGAAAACCTACTGAGGGACGTCAATGATGTCATCCAGCGAATGGAG ACTCGGCCGAGTGACGCAGCCTCCCAAACTGAGACAgcatctgctgcagctgctgctgctgctgccgccgctcctcctactactgctgctgctgctccccctcctctctcctcttcttctacctCCTCCACTCCATCTCCTTCCCAGCCCATGGACACCTCCCCACCTCCAACAACTCCCCCACCTGCACCCGCTGCTTCAGGACAGTCTGAGGGACCAACCCCCCAACCAGGACCCAA TCATCCCAGCCCATCAGATCTGGCAGAGATGTTGTCCGAGCTAAGGAGGGTAGAGGAGAGACTCCAGCCCTTCCTCCAGAGAGCTCACACCATCCTGGAGACAGCCACCACCACAGAATACAACAACAATACA gagagagaggaggaccaGCGAACTCTCGTCTTGACAATGGAGTGTCTCCGGCTCCTTGGTAACGCCCTTGTGGCCCTCAGTGACCTGCGACTGAACCTCATGAGCCCTGTGCCACGCCACCTGCACGTGGTCCGTCCTTTCTCCCACTATTCCACCCCGGCAAATATGCCTGGAGCCGTACACCACCACATCCCAGTGCAA ATGAACATGGGCGCCACAGTGACTGTTGGGGCTAACAGCACTGAGGGAACGACCACGACCACCCAGTCGGCCAGCCAGTCGGAGCAGGCAGGTCAGGGACAGACCTTTCCCCCACAGACTTCCGCGTCCAATCAGCAGGCGGGACAGGGACAGGCTGGCCCCCGGGTCATCAGAATCAGCCACCAGGCAGTCCCGGTGGTCATGATGCAGATGAACACGGATG gccAAGGTGCAAACCCTGCAGCAGCTGGTCAGCAAATGCCCGGACAACCAG GTGTCCTCCCCCCCGACTTTATGAGGAACCTCATGCAACAGATCAGCCAATACGCCGCTGCTGTAGCTACTAGTGCTGCCACCGCCGCTGCCACCGGCCAGCCAGTCCCACCACAGCCCACCCCTCCCGGCTACAACTCCACAGCCAACTCTTCGACTACCACCACGGGTCCTAAcacacccaccaccacccctacTGCTCCCCCACCACCTCCCCACACTGGACCCCAGGCCAGGGTTGTATTCACCCGACCCCCATTTGCACCCAACATGCCCCCTCCGGCGTTTGGCACTAGGGGAACCACCATCAATGTGAGGGCTGCCATGCCAGGTCAACAGCCAGGACAG GCTTTCAACCCTGCTGCTCTCAACCAGATGATTAGTGGACTAGTCGGACAGCTTCTGCTGCCGGGACAAATGG CTGGTCAAACTGtcacatcctcatcctcctcatccacatccacaccttcctccacctccttccccccctctcAAACTagcacctcttcctcctcctcctcctcctcttcctcctcctccttttctttctccaccTCTGGACCAACACCTCCACCCACTGCAAACAATACTAGTTCAATGAGCCAGAATGAGCCCAACCCCAATGAGCCCCAGTCCCAGGAGATGCCCCCAGACCTCAGCCAGCTCCTGGGTTCCCTCCTGGGTGCAGCTGGTGCAGCTGGTGTCGGCCCCGGAGGAGCCCCTTCCATCACGGTCACCACATCTGGTGTTCCAGCCTTCATCCAGGGAGTCAGCGAGTTCATGCAGCAG GCCCAGCCCATCTTTACtccacccccacctccctctGGTAATGCTCCAGCTCCTGGTTCAGGGCCCAACCCGATGCCTAATCCCACTGGAGCGGCTGAAGCCCTCAACCCAGAGTTATTCACAGGTATCGTCCGTGGTGTTCTCAGCACCATGATGGGCTCACTGGGCCAAACCCAGAACGACACAGAGAGCATCGCTCAGTTTATGCAGAGGCTGTCGCAGGCAACCAACATCTTCATCAGTCCCGAGGATCCTACCG GGTTTTTCGGCGAGCTGCTGATGTTGGTGTGCCAGACGTTCACCATGTCAGACCTGGTGATGCTTCTTCACGGCCAGCACCAACCCCTTGGTCGCATCCAGCCTCAGCTGTCCCAGTTCTTCACCCAGAACTACCTCAATGGCAGAGAGCCCACCGACCAGAATATTGCT GAGGCTGCAGAGAGCCTTGTTAACGAACTGGAGGAGTACATCACCGAGAGCTTT AGAGAGTCTTCAGTCACCGTGCTGGACGGCGTTGATGTTACTCAGACCAACATGTCCTTCTTCAGACAGCAGCTGACTCGTATCGCAACACATATTCTGCGCTGCAATG ATGAGTTGTTTGGCCCCCGGTTGCTGCTGATGTGTAACCAGGCTCTGTTCGAGTGTCTGGCCCTCAACCTGCACTGCCTGAGAGGAGACCAGAGAGCTCTGACTGCAGTCATCAACCACAGAATA CGAAGGATGTCAAGTGACATCAGCCCCAGCCTGGTCAACTGGATGACCAGCATGATGACGATGAGGCTGCAGGTGATTCTGGAGCACATCCCGATCACACAGGAGCAGATCCAGAACTACATCGTTCACACACAG CGAGATCAGTCTCCTGCAGCTGGCACACAAGAGCCTGAACGAGCACAAAGTGCAACG GTCTTGGACACCCTCTCACCAGCTGCAGCAACCACAGCGGAGGAGGCCATGTCCGTGTCACACGACACAAGGGCAACGTCACGGGAGACGAGGGTGTTGCCTGGAGACCTGGGGGCCGCAGGAGGGGCCGCCCCGTTAGGAGGCGACATGGCAGCAgcgggagcagagggagggagcgaggatTCTGCTGGAGAGTCAGAGGCCTGGGCGGCTGCTGTTCCCCCT GAGTGGGTGCCCATCATCAGGTGTGATATGATGAcccagaggaagatgaaggcCCAGCCGCCGCTGTCTGACGCCTATTTGCATGGAATGCCAGCGAAACGCAGAAAG accGGACAGGGTGGTGccagcctcctctccctctctgacgCAGTGAGTCAAGCAGCCAGGACGGCCGGAGTCAGGCCCATCACCTCCACTGAGCGACTACAGGACGATctggagacacaggagacaaaGGAAGCGTACGCAGAACAG gtCAAAGCCGACATCAAGAAACGAGTGAGAGAAGACCCGGATTTCAACTCTCAGCAGTTCCCCAACTCGCATAGAGCCTTCTCATCAGACTCATAA
- the glrx3 gene encoding glutaredoxin 3 has product MANFVEATSQRQFEDILAKAGKCLTVVHFQAAWAPQCVHMNEVMAELAKEHAHTTFVKLEAEAVPEVSEKYEISSVPTFLFFKAGERVDSLDGAHAPELTKKVQRLAVSGSQAGAVESGPADLNQRLKKLINAAPCMLFMKGSSQEPRCGFSRQIVGLLKTHNVQFSSFDILSDEEVRQGLKIFSNWPTFPQLYANGELVGGLDIVKELAESGELENTCPKAATPEHRLKSVINQSPVMLFMKGNKEEARCGFSRQILELMNGAGVEYDTFDILQDEEVRQGLKTYSNWPTYPQLYVKGELIGGLDIVKELKESGELVSVLKGES; this is encoded by the coding sequence ATGGCGAACTTCGTGGAGGCGACCAGCCAGCGGCAGTTTGAAGACATTCTCGCCAAAGCGGGGAAATGTCTGACCGTGGTGCACTTCCAGGCGGCGTGGGCCCCGCAGTGCGTCCACATGAACGAGGTGATGGCCGAGCTGGCCAAGGAGCACGCGCACACCACGTTCGTGAAGCTGGAGGCGGAAGCGGTGCCGGAGGTGTCGGAGAAGTATGAGATCTCCTCGGTGCCCACGTTCCTGTTCTTCAAGGCAGGGGAGCGGGTGGACAGCCTGGACGGGGCCCACGCTCCGGAGCTCACCAAGAAGGTGCAGCGCCTGGCGGTGAGCGGGAGCCAGGCCGGGGCGGTGGAGAGCGGCCCCGCGGACCTGAACCAGCGGCTGAAGAAGCTGATCAACGCAGCGCCCTGCATGCTCTTCATGAAGGGGTCCTCGCAGGAGCCCCGCTGCGGCTTCAGCCGGCAGATCGTGGGCCTGCTGAAGACCCACAACGTCCAGTTCAGCAGCTTCGACATCCTGTCCGACGAGGAGGTGCGACAGGGGCTGAAGATCTTCTCCAACTGGCCCACCTTCCCTCAACTGTACGCGAACGGGGAGCTGGTGGGAGGACTGGACATCGTGAAGGAGCTGGCCGAGTCTGGGGAGCTGGAGAACACCTGCCCCAAGGCCGCCACCCCGGAGCACCGGCTCAAGAGCGTCATCAACCAGAGCCCGGTGATGCTGTTCATGAAGGGCAACAAGGAGGAGGCCCGGTGTGGCTTCAGCAGGCAGATCCTGGAGCTCATGAACGGCGCCGGGGTGGAGTATGACACCTTCGATATCCTGCAGGACGAGGAGGTGCGCCAGGGTCTGAAGACTTATTCCAACTGGCCCACCTACCCCCAGCTCTACGTGAAGGGAGAGCTGATCGGAGGCTTGGACATAGTcaaggagctgaaggagagCGGGGAGCTGGTGTCGGTGCTGAAGGGGGAGTCCTAG
- the apom gene encoding apolipoprotein M codes for MLNEALSYFLYLYGLLYQAVAPCSAPELLPANAVNREQYLGKWFFIAAVSRKEADIQKFKALDNILFTMEEPANDTLLLSGRMRMGDNCINQTWTYHLHPDRVDLKLEGRPQRRSLLWSGKWANCADCIIFQELEPPLQETDTEDSLCRFMLYARQNDVEPEVVKTFLKNSACHNQLANVILPQTKEFCT; via the exons ATGTTGAATGAAGCCCTGTCGTATTTTCTCTATTTATACGGTTTGTTGTATCAGGCCGTCGCTCCCTGCTCAGCCCCCGAGCTGCTGCCGGCCAACGCTGTCAACCGTGAGCAG tatCTTGGAAAATGGTTCTTTATAGCAGCAGTCAGTCGAAAAGAAGCTGACATCCAGAAGTTCAAAGCACTTGACAACATTTTGTTCACCATGGAGGAGCCGGCCAATGACACGCTGCTTCTGAGCGGACGTATGCGCAT GGGGGACAACTGCATAAATCAGACCTGGACCTATCATCTACATCCTGATCGGGTCGATTTGAAACTGGAGG GAAGGCCGCAGCGGAGGAGCCTGCTCTGGAGCGGCAAGTGGGCCAACTGTGCCGACTGCATCATTTTCCAGGAACTGGAGCCACCGCTGcaggaaacagacacagaggactCCCTCTGCAGATTCATGCTTTATG CTCGGCAAAATGATGTGGAGCCTGAGGTTGTGAAGACATTTCTGAAAAATTCAGCTTGTCATAACCAGTTGGCGAATGTCATACTACCTCAAACAAAAG agtttTGCACCTAA
- the LOC128449274 gene encoding uncharacterized protein LOC128449274 encodes MQQMNLDSEGATHGGMEGHSRSSHKYLLLQVWCGLLTVAVVVMAAFLSSIKSKSPEDTVSTMKPDNVMPTVNTSPLEAPLKSVGSSPSFIQLIKSLSDSWEESPGCVSCSLVLSNGSIHCEKDSLYLIYAQVTFSERQIKTQAQSVILKRDARFGRNMRKLVEGTFPSTTEGSVWVAKIVNLKKGDRVSLDIPENYRRDSTFWGAYQLH; translated from the exons ATGCAGCAGATGAATCTGGACTCTGAGGGTGCAACACACGGCGG gatgGAGGGTCACTCGAGGTCCTCTCACAAGTACCTGCTGCTCCAGGTGTGGTGTGGTCTCCTCACGGTGGCTGTGGTGGTCATGGCCGCGTTTCTGTCGTCGATCAAATCAAAGTCCCCCGAG gACACAGTCTCGACAATGAAGCCAGACAACGTCATGCCGACAG tcAACACTTCACCTTTAGAAGcccctttgaagtctgtcg GATCTTCTCCCTCATTCATCCAGCTGATCAAGT CTCTGAGCGATTCTTGGGAGGAATCCCCTGGATGTGTGTCCTGCTCGCTCGTCCTCAGCAACGGCTCCATCCACTGCGAGAAAGACAGCCTCTACCTCATCTACGCCCAGGTCACCTTCAGCGAGCGCCAAATCAAAACTCAGGCCCAGTCTGTGATTTTGAAAAGAGACGCCAGGTTCGGTAGGAACATGAGGAAACTGGTGGAGGGAACCTTCCCCAGCACGACAGAGGGTTCTGTGTGGGTGGCCAAGATTGTCAATCTCAAGAAGGGAGACAGAGTGAGCTTAGACATCCCAGAGAATTATCGACGAGACAGCACATTCTGGGGAGCTTATCAACTCCATTAG